From Bacillus basilensis, a single genomic window includes:
- a CDS encoding gamma carbonic anhydrase family protein, whose amino-acid sequence MIYPYKEKNPKIASSAFIADYVTITGDVSVGEESSIWFNTVIRGDVSPTIIGDRVNVQDQCTLHQSPQYPLILEDDVTIGHQVILHSCHIKKDALIGMGSIILDGAEIGEGAFIGAGSLVSQGKKIPPNTLAFGRPAKVVRELTEEDRKDMERIRTQYVEKGQYYKSLQK is encoded by the coding sequence ATGATATATCCTTACAAAGAAAAAAATCCGAAAATTGCGAGTAGTGCTTTTATCGCTGACTATGTTACCATTACAGGCGATGTTTCAGTTGGCGAAGAATCAAGTATTTGGTTTAATACAGTCATACGCGGCGATGTATCACCAACAATCATTGGAGATCGTGTAAATGTACAAGACCAATGTACACTTCACCAAAGCCCACAATATCCTCTTATTTTAGAAGACGATGTAACAATTGGGCATCAAGTGATTTTACATAGTTGCCATATTAAGAAAGATGCTTTAATTGGAATGGGATCTATTATATTAGATGGTGCTGAAATTGGCGAAGGAGCCTTTATCGGTGCTGGAAGCCTCGTTTCACAAGGAAAGAAAATCCCGCCAAACACGTTAGCTTTCGGTCGTCCAGCGAAAGTCGTTCGTGAATTAACAGAAGAAGACCGTAAAGACATGGAGCGTATCCGCACACAATATGTTGAAAAAGGTCAGTACTATAAATCATTACAGAAATAA